From Desulfuromonas soudanensis, the proteins below share one genomic window:
- a CDS encoding DUF362 domain-containing protein, whose translation MSRDAGMSNRVSLLAAADYTPALIEERLVALLAPLGGMAAFVRPGQRVLIKPNMLSGQAPEKAVTTHPQLVRGVIRLAQQAGGIVSVGDSPGVGSPLQVARRCGILAVVEETGAHFAPFSESVRVRPGEGIFQELEIARDIIEAEVVINLPKLKTHQMMGLTCAVKNLFGAVVGMRKPRLHLQAGTDKGFFALMLLELAEHIAPALSIVDAITAMEGNGPGSGDPVHIGALLAGANPLAVDTVATALVGLRPESVWTQKTAFASGRKYSSLNEIEMVGADLADLRPRRFRPAKSTDVNFGLPPFLKEPLRQSLTALPRPVMKACERCGLCVKHCPPQAMTIADADLVIDYRRCIGCFCCQELCPRGALVTRQGLLLRLSRFLRGD comes from the coding sequence ATGAGCCGTGATGCCGGGATGAGCAACCGCGTCTCGCTTCTGGCCGCCGCCGATTACACCCCGGCGCTCATCGAAGAGCGACTCGTCGCTCTCCTTGCCCCCCTGGGAGGGATGGCGGCCTTCGTCCGTCCCGGCCAGAGGGTGCTGATCAAGCCGAACATGCTCTCCGGCCAGGCGCCGGAGAAGGCGGTGACCACCCATCCCCAGCTGGTGCGGGGGGTGATCCGCCTCGCCCAGCAGGCCGGAGGGATTGTTTCCGTCGGCGATTCGCCGGGGGTCGGCTCACCCCTTCAGGTCGCCCGGCGCTGCGGGATTTTAGCCGTCGTCGAGGAGACCGGGGCGCACTTCGCCCCCTTTTCCGAGTCGGTGCGGGTGCGACCGGGGGAGGGAATTTTTCAGGAGCTGGAAATCGCCCGGGACATCATCGAGGCCGAGGTGGTGATCAACCTCCCCAAGCTCAAAACCCACCAGATGATGGGCCTGACCTGTGCCGTCAAGAATCTCTTCGGCGCCGTGGTCGGCATGCGCAAACCGCGCCTCCACCTGCAGGCCGGAACGGACAAGGGTTTTTTCGCCCTGATGCTCCTCGAACTCGCCGAGCACATCGCCCCGGCCCTGTCCATCGTCGACGCCATCACCGCCATGGAGGGGAACGGCCCCGGAAGCGGCGATCCGGTCCACATCGGCGCCCTGCTGGCCGGAGCCAACCCCCTGGCCGTGGACACCGTCGCCACCGCCCTGGTCGGCCTGCGCCCCGAGTCCGTCTGGACCCAGAAAACGGCTTTTGCCAGCGGCCGGAAGTACTCTTCCCTGAACGAAATCGAAATGGTCGGCGCCGACCTTGCCGACCTGCGGCCGCGCCGTTTCCGCCCGGCCAAAAGCACCGACGTCAACTTCGGCCTCCCTCCCTTCCTCAAGGAACCGCTACGCCAATCCCTGACGGCCCTCCCCAGGCCGGTGATGAAGGCGTGTGAGCGCTGCGGCCTGTGCGTCAAGCATTGTCCGCCGCAGGCGATGACGATTGCCGACGCCGATCTGGTGATCGACTACCGGCGCTGCATCGGCTGCTTCTGCTGCCAGGAGCTCTGCCCCCGGGGGGCCCTGGTCACCCGCCAGGGACTCCTGCTGCGCCTGAGCCGCTTTCTCCGCGGCGATTAA
- a CDS encoding peroxiredoxin, translating into MLQVGQPAPDFTLEGVIGKDFKEFTLSDYQGKWVVLFFYPLDFTFVCPTEIVGFNERHEEFTRLNAEILGASVDSKFSHLAWISQELGSLRYPLLSDITKEVARNYGILIEKQGIALRGLYIIDPSGVLRYELVHDLSVGRSVDETLRVLEGLQTGELCPMNWRKGAETLGKG; encoded by the coding sequence ATGCTGCAGGTCGGCCAGCCGGCCCCCGACTTCACCCTCGAAGGGGTGATCGGGAAGGATTTCAAGGAATTCACACTCTCGGACTACCAGGGGAAATGGGTGGTCCTCTTTTTCTATCCCCTCGATTTTACCTTCGTCTGCCCCACGGAAATCGTCGGTTTCAACGAACGGCACGAGGAGTTCACGCGGCTCAACGCCGAGATTCTCGGCGCCAGCGTCGACTCCAAATTTTCCCATCTCGCCTGGATCAGCCAGGAGCTGGGCTCCCTGCGCTACCCCCTTCTCTCCGACATCACCAAGGAGGTCGCCCGCAATTACGGCATCCTCATCGAGAAGCAGGGGATTGCCCTGCGCGGTCTCTACATCATTGACCCAAGCGGCGTCCTGCGCTACGAGCTGGTGCACGACCTGAGCGTCGGACGCAGCGTCGACGAGACGCTGCGGGTCCTCGAGGGGCTGCAGACCGGAGAGCTCTGTCCGATGAACTGGAGGAAGGGCGCGGAGACTCTCGGGAAGGGGTAA
- a CDS encoding heavy-metal-associated domain-containing protein: MKSRILLPLALVLALAGIFFFAGHRSASGLALVELRVANLTCGSCVENLSNALAGVAGIAEVTVDLTSGRARVAFDPEKVAGADIAARITAAGYPAEPVQTLGPEVDRAPKTPVQGGGKGCGGSCCG; encoded by the coding sequence ATGAAAAGTCGTATTCTTCTCCCTCTGGCCCTGGTGCTGGCTCTCGCCGGGATTTTCTTTTTCGCCGGCCATCGCTCTGCCTCCGGCCTCGCTCTGGTCGAGCTCCGGGTGGCCAATCTCACCTGCGGCTCCTGCGTCGAGAACCTGAGCAACGCCCTTGCCGGAGTCGCCGGGATCGCCGAAGTGACGGTCGACCTGACCTCGGGGCGGGCCCGGGTCGCTTTCGATCCGGAGAAGGTTGCCGGTGCGGACATCGCTGCCAGGATCACCGCCGCCGGATATCCGGCAGAGCCGGTCCAAACCCTCGGTCCCGAAGTCGACCGGGCCCCCAAGACCCCAGTCCAGGGGGGCGGCAAGGGGTGCGGCGGTTCGTGCTGCGGGTGA
- a CDS encoding HAD family hydrolase, protein MLTNLDQVRSIVFDLDGTLYTSQAIADEIAAAAEILVGESRGVSREEGRKLIACARRRLTELLEEEPTLTRTCMELGIEVPAFHRALRDRVHPERHLDSDPILYALLDSLRDLCDLYIYTNNSLPLTQKILALLGVDGVFKRLYTIEFTGIPKPDPESLSRVLEDIGGPPETFLFIGDRQQVDLKVPSTLGIPTLLVGETGDLLQIHKLLGIIP, encoded by the coding sequence ATGCTGACAAACCTCGACCAGGTCCGCTCCATCGTCTTCGATCTCGACGGCACCCTCTACACCAGTCAGGCCATTGCCGACGAAATTGCCGCGGCCGCCGAAATTCTCGTGGGGGAGAGCCGCGGGGTCAGCCGGGAGGAGGGGCGAAAGCTCATCGCCTGCGCCCGGCGGCGTCTCACCGAGCTGCTGGAGGAGGAGCCGACCCTGACCCGCACCTGCATGGAACTGGGGATCGAAGTCCCCGCCTTTCACCGGGCCCTGCGCGATCGGGTGCATCCGGAACGGCACCTCGATTCCGATCCGATTCTCTATGCCCTTCTCGACTCCCTGCGCGACCTCTGCGATCTCTATATCTACACCAACAACAGCCTCCCCTTGACGCAGAAGATCCTCGCCCTCCTCGGCGTCGACGGAGTCTTCAAACGCCTCTACACCATCGAATTCACCGGGATCCCCAAGCCGGACCCCGAGAGTCTGAGCCGGGTCCTCGAGGATATCGGCGGCCCTCCGGAGACCTTTCTCTTTATCGGTGACCGCCAGCAGGTCGACCTCAAGGTCCCCTCGACCCTGGGGATTCCGACCCTGCTCGTCGGCGAAACCGGAGACCTGCTGCAGATCCACAAACTCCTCGGCATAATCCCCTGA
- a CDS encoding DUF2318 domain-containing protein has protein sequence MSERQDKKAQFEQDKKPSPLPRILLALVAVAAAALGGWMTLGTAEGKYPAVSAEHGVVSLPVNQIADGRAHFFSYQKGETAIDFFVLKSRDGVIRAAFDTCDVCYKAKKGYRQEGDSMVCNNCDQTFAADRINEIKGGCNPAPLQRRVEGENLLIAEADLQQGAWNFRAE, from the coding sequence ATGAGTGAACGTCAGGATAAAAAGGCTCAGTTCGAGCAGGACAAAAAACCCAGCCCCCTCCCCCGCATCCTTCTCGCCCTGGTGGCGGTGGCCGCCGCGGCCCTCGGGGGGTGGATGACCCTGGGAACGGCGGAGGGGAAATATCCGGCGGTCAGCGCCGAGCATGGGGTTGTTTCCCTCCCGGTCAATCAGATCGCCGACGGCCGGGCCCATTTTTTCAGCTACCAAAAGGGTGAGACCGCCATCGATTTCTTCGTCCTCAAGAGCCGCGACGGGGTGATCCGCGCCGCTTTCGACACCTGCGACGTCTGCTACAAGGCGAAGAAGGGGTATCGCCAGGAAGGGGATTCAATGGTCTGCAACAACTGCGATCAGACCTTTGCCGCCGACAGAATCAATGAAATCAAGGGGGGATGCAACCCGGCGCCGCTGCAGCGTCGCGTCGAGGGGGAGAATCTGCTGATCGCCGAGGCCGACCTGCAACAGGGCGCCTGGAACTTCAGGGCGGAGTGA
- a CDS encoding NifU family protein codes for MKQKVQEVLNLVRPALQADGGDVELVDVSEDGVVSVRLTGACGSCPMSTMTLKMGIEKTLKEKIPAVKSVVQV; via the coding sequence ATGAAACAAAAGGTCCAGGAAGTGCTGAATCTCGTCCGTCCCGCCCTGCAGGCCGATGGCGGCGACGTGGAACTGGTCGATGTCTCGGAGGACGGCGTGGTCAGCGTCCGGCTCACCGGAGCCTGCGGCTCCTGCCCCATGTCGACCATGACCCTCAAGATGGGGATCGAGAAGACCCTCAAGGAAAAAATCCCCGCCGTCAAATCGGTGGTCCAGGTCTGA
- the xerC gene encoding tyrosine recombinase XerC: MQELIKRFEKHLSVERNLSPHTRRAYRQDLEGFSAFLAEVSGGNDIRRVDKLLLRRYLAQLHRSCRKSTIARKLAALRTFFRFLVREGVLSVNPGELVATPRQEKYLPKTLSVDEAYNLMEPPSDRGDLLALRDRAIVETLYSSGVRVGELTGLNVGSVDFEQGLVRVLGKGSKERIVPIGAKAREALARYLDERGPLALGDPLFLNHRGGRLTPRSVERNLKVRLLQAGILKDATPHALRHSFATHLLDGGADLRAIQELLGHASLSTTQKYTQVSVDHLMSVYDKAHPRSKKK, from the coding sequence ATGCAGGAGCTCATCAAGCGGTTCGAAAAACATCTCTCGGTGGAGCGCAACCTTTCCCCCCACACCCGGCGGGCCTACCGCCAGGACCTCGAGGGTTTCAGCGCTTTTCTCGCCGAGGTCTCGGGGGGAAACGATATTCGCCGCGTCGACAAACTGCTGCTGCGCCGTTACCTGGCCCAGCTCCACCGTAGCTGCCGCAAGAGCACCATCGCCCGCAAGCTCGCCGCCCTGCGCACCTTCTTCCGCTTCCTGGTGCGCGAGGGGGTCCTCTCCGTCAATCCCGGCGAACTCGTCGCCACCCCGCGCCAGGAAAAATATCTCCCCAAGACGCTCTCCGTCGACGAGGCCTACAATCTGATGGAGCCCCCCTCGGACCGCGGCGATCTGCTGGCCCTGCGCGACCGGGCCATCGTCGAGACCCTCTATTCCAGCGGAGTGCGCGTCGGTGAACTCACCGGCCTCAACGTCGGCAGCGTCGATTTCGAGCAGGGGTTGGTGCGGGTCCTCGGCAAGGGGAGCAAGGAGCGGATCGTCCCCATCGGCGCCAAGGCCCGGGAGGCTCTCGCCCGCTATCTCGATGAGCGCGGCCCCCTCGCCCTCGGCGATCCCCTCTTTCTCAACCATCGCGGCGGCCGCCTCACCCCCCGCAGCGTCGAGCGCAACCTCAAGGTCCGCCTGTTGCAGGCCGGCATTCTCAAGGACGCCACCCCCCACGCCCTGCGCCACTCTTTTGCAACCCATCTCCTCGACGGCGGCGCCGATCTGCGGGCCATCCAGGAACTTCTCGGCCACGCCTCCCTCTCCACCACCCAGAAATACACCCAGGTCAGCGTCGATCACCTGATGTCGGTCTACGACAAGGCCCATCCCCGCAGCAAGAAAAAGTGA
- a CDS encoding alpha/beta fold hydrolase: protein MAVADSRHMQLRDGRTLGYAEYGDPCGRPLFYCHGFPGSRLEAAIADETAQRQGIRVISIDRPGIGLSSYLKNRTFADWPADVLELADALGLATFAVLGVSGGSPYAAACAARIPYRLTRVGIVAGISPLSAPEATLRMLPLGRLGLRLAGGSPLLGRIFYAGFCRLIRRDPRRFLEQMAESLPEIDRQALARSEVQRVLVASAQAAVADGSRGGARELVLYSRPWGFLLQEIPREVILWHGELDSIIPPAMGRFLAGSIPKCRPSFFPDEGHYSLPVDHMVEILGALVE, encoded by the coding sequence ATGGCTGTTGCCGACAGCCGCCACATGCAGCTCCGGGACGGAAGGACCCTCGGCTACGCCGAATACGGGGATCCCTGCGGCCGGCCACTTTTCTATTGCCACGGTTTTCCCGGTTCGCGCCTCGAGGCCGCCATCGCCGACGAGACGGCTCAGAGACAGGGCATCCGCGTGATCTCCATCGACCGCCCGGGGATCGGCCTCTCCAGCTACCTGAAAAATCGCACCTTTGCCGACTGGCCCGCCGACGTTCTCGAACTGGCCGACGCCCTCGGTCTGGCGACCTTTGCCGTGCTGGGTGTCTCGGGCGGCAGCCCCTACGCCGCAGCCTGTGCGGCCCGGATCCCCTATCGCCTCACCCGGGTCGGGATCGTCGCCGGCATCAGCCCCTTGAGCGCCCCGGAGGCGACCCTCAGGATGCTCCCCCTGGGTCGTCTGGGGCTGCGTCTGGCCGGAGGTTCCCCCCTCCTGGGGCGGATTTTCTACGCCGGCTTCTGCCGATTGATCCGTCGCGACCCCCGGCGCTTCCTCGAACAGATGGCCGAGTCGCTTCCGGAGATCGACCGGCAGGCCCTGGCCCGCAGCGAGGTGCAGAGGGTGCTCGTCGCCTCCGCGCAGGCGGCGGTCGCCGACGGGTCGCGGGGCGGCGCCCGGGAACTGGTTCTCTACAGCCGCCCCTGGGGGTTTCTTCTCCAGGAAATCCCCCGGGAGGTCATCCTCTGGCACGGCGAGCTCGACAGCATCATCCCTCCGGCCATGGGGCGTTTTCTCGCCGGATCCATCCCCAAATGCCGGCCCTCTTTTTTCCCCGACGAAGGGCACTATTCCCTCCCCGTAGACCATATGGTGGAGATACTCGGCGCCCTGGTCGAATGA
- a CDS encoding nicotinamidase, with translation MKTTKKLSAGDALLLVDVQKDFCPGGALPIEEGDEVVPILNGWIERALTGGAAIYASRDWHPSGHPSFAGFGGKWSIHCLQDSEGARFHPQLHLPATAVPVTKGVRFDQDQNSAFDQTGLEVRLRQEGIERLWIGGLALDVCVLATVLDACRLGFEVRLLRDGCRPVTADGGEEALETMAKAGAQVVTG, from the coding sequence ATGAAGACGACGAAAAAGTTGTCGGCCGGCGATGCCCTGCTCCTGGTCGATGTGCAGAAGGATTTTTGTCCGGGAGGGGCGCTCCCCATCGAAGAGGGGGACGAGGTGGTCCCAATCCTCAACGGCTGGATCGAAAGGGCTCTAACCGGTGGGGCGGCGATCTATGCCTCGCGGGACTGGCACCCGTCCGGGCATCCGAGCTTTGCCGGCTTCGGGGGGAAATGGTCCATCCATTGCCTGCAGGACAGCGAGGGCGCCCGTTTTCATCCGCAGCTGCACCTCCCGGCGACGGCGGTCCCGGTCACCAAGGGGGTGCGCTTCGATCAGGACCAGAACTCGGCCTTCGACCAGACCGGACTCGAGGTGCGTCTTCGGCAAGAGGGGATAGAACGGCTGTGGATCGGCGGGCTGGCTCTCGATGTCTGCGTCCTGGCGACGGTCCTCGACGCCTGCCGCCTCGGTTTCGAGGTCCGGCTGCTGCGCGACGGTTGTCGGCCGGTGACGGCGGATGGGGGGGAGGAGGCTCTGGAGACGATGGCGAAGGCGGGGGCGCAGGTCGTGACCGGCTGA
- a CDS encoding radical SAM protein, whose product MSIAGDFEFFLQWHLTERCNLQCSHCYQSGSSGPELSLEEIRSVATEAAAMLQDWERLYGVRIGRSCNLTGGEPLLRRDLLTVLEELGAAGFALYLLTNGTLIDGRQAQDWAARGVKGVQVSIEGPEEVHDGIRGAGSYRAALKGTKHLLDAGLPVTFNLTLSRLNAPHLEGLLATAADLGVPRVGFSRLVPAGTGTALREEMLDPHEVEELYRRLFSLKPAGVKLVSGDPIAWQMGAETGGGSGCTPLGGCAAGVSGLTLLPDGTILPCRRLEIPLGNVRQDALREVWATSPVLQRLRQRDLYGGKCGKCQRWSGCRGCRAIAFACGDYLGEDPQCFID is encoded by the coding sequence ATGAGTATTGCCGGAGATTTCGAATTCTTTCTGCAATGGCACCTCACCGAGCGCTGCAATCTGCAGTGCAGCCACTGTTATCAGAGCGGTTCCAGCGGCCCCGAGCTGAGCCTGGAAGAGATTCGTTCCGTGGCCACCGAAGCCGCCGCCATGCTGCAGGACTGGGAGAGGCTCTACGGGGTGCGGATCGGGCGCAGCTGCAACCTGACCGGCGGTGAACCGCTTCTGCGCCGGGACCTCCTTACCGTCCTCGAAGAGCTCGGCGCGGCCGGGTTCGCTCTTTATCTGTTGACAAACGGGACCCTGATCGACGGCCGGCAGGCGCAGGACTGGGCGGCGCGCGGCGTCAAGGGGGTGCAGGTGAGCATCGAGGGGCCGGAAGAGGTGCATGACGGCATCCGCGGCGCGGGGAGTTACCGGGCCGCCCTGAAGGGGACGAAACACCTGCTGGACGCGGGATTGCCGGTGACCTTCAACCTGACCCTCTCGCGCCTCAACGCACCCCACCTCGAGGGTCTCCTCGCCACCGCCGCCGATCTCGGGGTTCCGCGGGTCGGATTTTCCCGGCTGGTGCCTGCCGGGACGGGAACGGCGCTGCGGGAGGAGATGCTCGATCCCCATGAAGTAGAAGAGCTGTACCGGCGGCTCTTTTCCCTGAAACCGGCCGGGGTGAAGCTCGTCAGCGGCGACCCGATCGCCTGGCAGATGGGGGCCGAGACCGGCGGCGGTTCGGGATGCACCCCGCTGGGAGGGTGCGCCGCCGGGGTTTCGGGGCTCACCCTGCTGCCAGACGGGACCATCCTCCCCTGCCGGCGCCTCGAAATCCCTCTCGGCAACGTGCGCCAGGACGCCCTCCGGGAGGTCTGGGCGACCTCCCCCGTCCTGCAGCGTCTCCGTCAGCGCGACCTCTACGGCGGGAAGTGCGGGAAATGCCAGCGCTGGAGCGGCTGCCGGGGGTGTCGGGCCATCGCCTTCGCCTGCGGCGACTACCTCGGGGAAGATCCCCAGTGTTTTATCGACTGA
- a CDS encoding esterase/lipase family protein codes for MSIVFGILLLLCGAAAAVVLLSYAFAWCEYANSRPAAMEGRFALKHLGLASWLFLLETAFLLLNLLLHPLGWHSPRERPRQEERGIPVLLLHGLFLNRACWTWIRLRLRLQGIRNVYALNLPPWKDVESLTERVSKKVDELRHTTGIEQVHLVGHSMGGIIARNYLQIRGGAHKVGHCVLLGAPNHGSRLAPFAISPMGRLLLPGSKFLSLLAAAPIPDEVCITNIYTRHENMVLPAENAHLSGVKNIELAGMGHHGLLYHPRAVAAVLDALKQDEP; via the coding sequence ATGTCTATTGTTTTCGGTATCTTACTTCTGCTATGCGGGGCCGCCGCCGCGGTGGTGCTCCTGAGCTATGCCTTTGCCTGGTGCGAGTACGCCAACAGCCGGCCAGCCGCCATGGAAGGCCGTTTCGCCCTCAAGCATCTCGGTCTGGCCTCCTGGCTCTTCCTTCTGGAAACGGCCTTCCTGCTGCTGAACCTGCTGCTGCACCCCCTCGGCTGGCATTCGCCGCGGGAGCGACCGCGGCAGGAGGAGCGCGGCATCCCGGTTCTGCTGCTGCACGGCCTCTTTCTCAACCGCGCCTGCTGGACCTGGATCCGGCTGCGACTGAGGCTTCAAGGGATCCGCAACGTCTACGCCCTCAACCTCCCCCCCTGGAAGGACGTCGAGTCCCTCACTGAACGGGTGTCGAAAAAGGTGGATGAACTGCGCCACACCACCGGCATCGAGCAGGTGCATCTGGTCGGCCACTCCATGGGGGGGATCATCGCCCGCAACTACCTGCAGATCCGCGGCGGAGCCCACAAGGTCGGGCACTGCGTCCTCCTCGGCGCCCCCAATCACGGCTCGCGCCTGGCGCCCTTCGCCATCTCCCCGATGGGGAGGCTCCTCCTCCCCGGATCGAAATTTCTCAGCCTCCTGGCCGCCGCGCCGATTCCGGACGAAGTCTGCATAACCAACATCTACACCCGCCACGAGAACATGGTTCTCCCCGCCGAAAACGCCCATCTCTCCGGGGTCAAAAACATCGAACTGGCCGGCATGGGACACCACGGCCTCCTCTACCACCCCCGGGCGGTTGCCGCCGTCCTCGACGCCCTGAAACAAGATGAGCCGTGA
- a CDS encoding class I SAM-dependent methyltransferase, with protein sequence MRGNEAIDSKPQLEAEIRRRIADEGGISFADYMALCLYHPEYGYYMAPRTRIGKEGDFFTSSSVHSLFGRLLARQLRQMGEILGKDDFTIAEQGAGEGHLCLDILDALAEEDPEFYGRVRYLLVEISPDNRSRQRQRLDRHLPRVDWCRLEDLQGMEGCVLSNELIDAFPVHLVEKRDGELLEVYVTESAGELTEELRPPATEALADHFHWLGVAPVEGNRAEVNLEARRWVAEVGRLLGRGFVLTVDYGYPAAELYAPFRRNGTLMCYHRHCSSDDPYRNPGAQDITAHVDFTALEREGEGVGLVPLYFGEQYRFLMGLGFVEALIELQARESDPKRAQALRLTLKNLIMPDGGMGETFKVLVQGKGVGRPDLLCARALRDLPLPPLGM encoded by the coding sequence ATGAGGGGCAACGAAGCCATCGACAGCAAGCCGCAGCTTGAGGCGGAGATCCGTCGCCGGATCGCCGACGAAGGGGGGATTTCCTTCGCCGACTACATGGCGCTCTGTCTGTACCATCCCGAATACGGCTATTACATGGCGCCGCGCACCCGCATCGGCAAGGAGGGGGACTTCTTCACCTCCTCCAGCGTCCATTCCCTTTTCGGCCGTCTGCTTGCCCGGCAACTGCGGCAGATGGGAGAAATCCTCGGAAAAGACGACTTCACCATCGCCGAGCAGGGGGCTGGCGAAGGGCACCTCTGCCTCGATATTCTCGACGCCCTCGCCGAGGAGGACCCCGAGTTCTACGGCCGGGTGCGCTACCTCCTGGTGGAGATCAGCCCCGACAACCGGTCGCGGCAGCGGCAGCGTCTCGACAGGCACCTGCCTCGGGTCGACTGGTGCCGCCTCGAGGATCTGCAGGGGATGGAAGGGTGCGTCCTCTCCAACGAGCTCATCGACGCCTTCCCGGTGCACCTGGTGGAGAAGCGCGATGGCGAACTGCTGGAAGTCTACGTGACGGAGAGCGCCGGAGAGCTCACCGAGGAGCTGCGGCCGCCGGCCACCGAAGCCCTGGCCGATCACTTCCACTGGCTGGGGGTGGCGCCGGTGGAGGGCAACCGCGCCGAGGTCAATCTCGAGGCCCGGCGCTGGGTCGCCGAGGTCGGTCGCCTCCTCGGCCGGGGATTCGTCCTCACCGTCGACTACGGGTATCCCGCCGCCGAACTCTACGCCCCCTTCCGGCGCAACGGCACCCTGATGTGCTATCACCGTCACTGCTCCAGCGACGATCCCTACCGCAATCCCGGTGCCCAGGATATCACTGCCCACGTCGACTTCACCGCCCTCGAGCGGGAAGGGGAGGGAGTGGGCCTCGTCCCCCTCTATTTCGGCGAGCAGTACCGTTTTCTCATGGGGCTCGGCTTTGTCGAGGCCTTGATCGAGCTGCAGGCGCGGGAAAGCGACCCGAAGAGGGCCCAGGCCCTGCGGCTGACCCTGAAAAACCTGATCATGCCCGACGGCGGCATGGGGGAAACCTTCAAGGTTCTGGTGCAGGGAAAGGGGGTCGGGCGCCCCGACCTCCTCTGTGCCCGCGCCCTCCGGGATCTTCCCCTCCCCCCCCTCGGCATGTAG
- a CDS encoding ABC transporter permease: MNLRTIAFNNLRRRKGRMAFLVAGLLIGVATAVTLLSLTAALTMDAEHKLDSYGANILITPKVDELSLSYGGIVLGGVGVDPQQIAQSDLAKIDTIPNRRNIGAVAPKVLGAVIVQGERVLLMGVDPGPEFHIKRWWQVQGRPLSADDELVAGSAAAARLGLAPGGRVDLGGTRFTVVGLLKETGSQDDSLLIATLPAAQRLLGKKGEVSLVEVAALCADCPVEDMVAQLSAALPGARVSAIQQVVKTRIHALEQFRAFSFGVAAVVILVGALVVFVTMMGSVNERTREIGIFRALGFRRGHVVTLILMEAAAVSLLSGLLGYLAGMGATALLLPFLADSHPYLVWNPLLGPGALLLALGVGCAASFYPALHASRMEPTEALRAL; encoded by the coding sequence ATGAACCTGCGAACCATTGCCTTCAATAATCTGCGCCGCCGCAAGGGGCGCATGGCCTTCCTCGTCGCCGGTCTGTTGATCGGAGTGGCCACCGCCGTGACCCTCCTGTCGCTGACGGCGGCCCTGACCATGGATGCCGAGCACAAGCTCGACAGCTACGGGGCCAACATCCTCATCACCCCGAAAGTCGACGAGCTCTCCCTTTCCTACGGGGGGATCGTTCTCGGCGGAGTCGGTGTCGACCCGCAACAGATTGCCCAAAGCGATCTGGCGAAAATTGACACCATCCCCAACCGGCGCAATATCGGCGCCGTCGCTCCCAAGGTCCTCGGCGCCGTGATCGTCCAGGGGGAACGGGTGCTGCTGATGGGGGTCGACCCCGGCCCCGAATTTCATATTAAACGCTGGTGGCAGGTGCAGGGACGCCCTCTTTCTGCCGACGACGAACTGGTGGCGGGAAGTGCCGCCGCCGCCCGCCTCGGTCTGGCCCCGGGGGGGAGGGTCGATCTCGGCGGGACGCGTTTCACCGTCGTCGGCCTCCTGAAGGAGACCGGCTCCCAGGACGACAGTCTCTTGATCGCCACCCTGCCGGCGGCGCAGCGGCTCCTCGGCAAAAAGGGGGAGGTCTCCCTCGTCGAGGTGGCCGCCCTCTGTGCCGACTGCCCGGTGGAGGACATGGTCGCCCAGCTCTCCGCCGCTCTCCCCGGCGCCCGGGTCAGCGCCATCCAGCAGGTGGTCAAGACCCGCATCCACGCTCTCGAGCAGTTCCGCGCCTTCTCCTTCGGGGTGGCGGCGGTGGTGATTCTGGTCGGCGCCCTGGTCGTCTTCGTCACCATGATGGGGAGCGTCAACGAGCGGACCCGCGAGATCGGCATCTTTCGGGCCCTCGGCTTCCGCCGCGGCCACGTCGTGACCCTGATCCTTATGGAGGCGGCGGCGGTGAGCCTTCTTTCCGGGCTCCTCGGCTACCTGGCGGGGATGGGAGCGACGGCCCTCCTCCTCCCCTTTCTCGCCGACAGCCATCCTTATCTGGTCTGGAATCCGCTTTTGGGACCCGGCGCCCTGCTGCTGGCCCTTGGGGTAGGGTGCGCCGCCTCCTTCTATCCGGCCCTCCACGCCAGCCGCATGGAGCCGACCGAGGCGCTGCGGGCGCTTTAG